In the Telopea speciosissima isolate NSW1024214 ecotype Mountain lineage chromosome 2, Tspe_v1, whole genome shotgun sequence genome, one interval contains:
- the LOC122651335 gene encoding 60S ribosomal protein L23A-like encodes MAPPSKAPATKKADPKARALKAAKAVKSGASSLKKTTKKIRTSVTFHRPKTLKKERNPKYPRISAPPRNKLDHYQILKYPLTTESAMKKIEDNNTLVFIVDIRADKKKIKDAVKKMYDIQTKKVNTLIRPDGTKKAYVRLTPDFDALDVANKIGII; translated from the exons CTCCTGCTACAAAGAAGGCTGATCCTAAGGCACGGGCCTTGAAGGCTGCCAAGGCCGTGAAATCAGGTGCATCTTCCCTGAAGAAGACGACTAAGAAGATCCGAACATCGGTTACATTTCATCGGCCAAAGACattgaagaaggaaaggaacCCGAAGTACCCCCGCATTAGTGCACCACCAAGGAATAAACTTGACCATTATCAGATACTAAAGTATCCTCTTACCACGGAGTCTGCTATGAAGAAGATTGAGGACAACAATACTCTGGTTTTCATTGTTGACATCCGTGCCgacaagaagaagataaaagatgCAGTCAAGAAGATGTATGATATTCAGACCAAGAAAGTGAATACCTTGATCAG GCCTGACGGGACAAAGAAGGCGTATGTGAGGTTAACTCCAGACTTCGATGCCTTGGATGTGGCAAACAAAATTGGGATAATTTAA